Genomic window (Arachis hypogaea cultivar Tifrunner chromosome 13, arahy.Tifrunner.gnm2.J5K5, whole genome shotgun sequence):
ACTAGGGCTAGTGACTCCATCGGCCCATCCTTCGGCTTTTTGTTTGGGCAAATTGAGTTCTATGAGAGGTAAAATTAATAGGTATGATGTAACATTCAATAAGACTGTTGCTGTTGAGACTTTGGTTGAATAGTTAAATATGTTGTCTCTTAATATATTGCATTCGGATTCGAAATTTGGTAATAACCAAATAGTAGATAGAATCCTTAAATTTGTGCGTAATATAATGTCTAAAATTGAGGGTTGTCTAATCTAtccgacaaaaaaaattaatagaactAATTTTGTACTATAAGGACAAAGAAAGAAGGATCATTTAACATGGCTTTCTTTAGCCCTTCACATAGATTAGCATACAAATACAATTGTGGCAGAGATAGATCAGATTAGAATATTTGGACAGAGAATTGCACCCTCGAAGTTGCTTCTCTTGTCCTCCACTATTGTACTATCTCTTAttatctccttttttttttttttaataaaggatGATTGTACTTAATTTGCTTCAATGATTCTTGCTAAATTTAATCCAAGTGTTATTTTCCAcgtccaaaaataaaattaatttgagaTATGCTGGATATGAGGGTACACGTTATTATATTGTGAACtaatcacttctttttttttaattagtaagATTAAGAGTGTATTTGGAAAACACGTTAGAAGAGAAGaaataagtttaaattttttaaaagcttcaatttttggtttgacaaattttttattcataaactCAAAAGTGATTTTACATTCAAAATCACGTTTACAAGAAGCAACAATTTTGAACTTCTGCGTTTTAACAACGGGCCATCAATATTCAATCTTTATTTACATTTTAccgaatttatttttatatatgttattgtattatttatgaaattcttgttatttttatttatatgaactctcttttttattatttattatttttattttttgttaattatttgtttgacattatatatttttataattgtgatttttttgtattatttttgtattatttttttataatataatttattgatcctattaggtaaagtaaattaaacaaaaaattaatcgtaaataataataaaaaattataacatataaaaaagagtactaagagtactaaaaatatactatataaaaaatattatcaaaatttttttgatttatttcaatcactaccaaagtaaatatttaaatttttttattattcttagtactctctaaaatttatattttgttagttttaattaaaaatatattttatcaatttttatatgttatttttattttaatatataaatattaattttattataaaattaattaataagatctatttaaatatttaaattaaaataataaaataatatacaaaaattatttaagttaatatctattttaataattttttatttaaaaataattttgaatagtGTAAtctaaacaacatttattttactataatccattttgatataaaaattaccaaatataaattactttaacacaaatttactttttattaaaattaaatttacaaaatcaattttataccaactttaatttataaaatataatttttttttttgatgactgtaaaatataatttaaacacATTAAGCATTGCTCTATATGTTAAAAAGTTACATATAAGTATGTAACGTAAGTAATAACACGTATGAAAGGGGCATGTGCAAACTTCCGTGTTCTAGTTGTCGTTATAGGTTGTAAAATAATCTTcttttaaaagaaagaagaagaagaaaaaaatttaagggttcaaatatatcataataataactaataaagaacTATATAATTGCGAGGAATAATATTCGGATCCTAAGAAAAGGATCTTTCATGTTTATTGGGTGATTAAAGACCGAATAAGCACGTGACACCTTGCATGCTATCAATGTTCCCTTTAAACGTATGAATAACCACCAATCCAACGGTCTCTCCCCCTCTTCATCAGTCAGGAACTCACAATattcaaaacaaatttcaaaacgAAAATGAAATGTTAAGTTATTGTATGattaaagatatttattttaataaatcatTACGTTAAAATTCTTTAATTATtgttctaacaaaaaaaaatctaaaagccTTTTTATCCTTCCCTTTTCCAAACTTTCTCTTTTAGaccttcatttttttttgttgaaagagACTTTTGTTAATATAAATTTGGTTAATAgttataatattttcaaaaaatcatgtaTAATTTTGTTTGGTTATCAAAAGGCCAAATACTTTAAATTAGTTTCTCAAAAGATACTACTATAAGTCAGAGTACTTATTttgtcaattaaataaataattgtttaatATATTATCACCTAATAATAAAATGACTAATTTAATTGACAATATTTTTTACGAATTAATTTAAggtattttagttttagaagataaaTTCTTACACAAGTTATTTTTGAGAGGGgcctaaaaagaaaagaaaaaaaataaaaaagtaaaatattatggatatacaaaaaaaaaattaagtattaagttagttattatataataaatgtatattgtttaatttatttttaatatttattttatatagttAAGTTGGAAATATAAAATTAGGCGGTCTGGCAATCATAATTCATAAGCTCCTTCCTCCGTTCATTCTCTCTCATCCCAGCTTGTTCTGTGTTGCGCTGTGCTGTGCTGTGCGTTGCGTTAacatttctctttctctctcttccccagttgctgctgctgctgcttctgCTAATTGCTATGCTTGTTTCCTTCTTCTGAAGAGAGACCCAACAACACATTCTCTTACACAATGCCTTCCTTGGACACTCTCGATTGGTTTCTCTTCTCCCTCAGCAGGATCTTTTGCACTCCATTCGCCGTTTTCATTCAGATCCAGGTTTTTCATCTCTCCTtccctttctctatctctctatttttttcacatacccattaataaaaaaatgttccaTTTTACCCCCTTTTGCTGCAATTGTTTAGCCGAACGAGCTTTTGAGTCGTCTATTTGACTGCAAATTCAGTTCAACTGCTATTGTTTATCTCTCTATTCTTTTGTTCAGTTTCAATTATGGTCATTTCTTTATACCACTTGGTGAGTTGGTGTTGTCAGATTCTGCGAGGTAATTCTTGTTCAATGTTACATGTTATTTCCTTCCTATCATCTCACGAACCGTGACCTGATAGAATTTCAGGAGATACAATGTGAACTTGATACAATTTTTGTTACAACAACCAAACTTCTCACTTTttggtttctttctttctttctttagagACCAGAATGGAGGTCTCAGTGGGGCACAGCTAAACTGTGATTGTTATTTTAGTTTTGGATTAGGAATTTAGGATTGGTGGCTTACTTTGCGTTTGTTTCATGGCGTGTGATTCAGTTAGCTTTCCAATTTCTACTTTTTCTCTGGAATGTATTCACTGAATTTATCGTTCAATAATCATACTTGAATTGAGAAATAAGTTTGCATCCTACCGTGGCATGTTCACATATATGACTTGATATCCGCAATCCCTGTTGTTGAGAAACCTAGTAGGCTTTGAAGTCACATCTAGAATATACTTCACTATAAGCAACATTGTAGAATTTAGAGATACAAAGTTCTACTTCTACATTATTAAAAAGGCTTTACCCAAGTTCAAGGCGATTAACTGAAGTGAAATTCCATGGTTACTGAATGAAGTGGAATGAATAAACGAGGTAATGCAACCTTACGTATTGGAATACATGCCTGATAAATTAATGACTTGACAGCCTTTAAATATAAACGATGTTGATCTTGCCTTGAATAACAATGATATTGATCTTGTGTAAGGTTTCTAATTTTCCTTGAAATCTTGTTCTGTATTCCTGGCCCCATGATGATCAGGAGAAAATCTACCGTGCTACCATGTCATAAAAACTACAATTTTTTTTCTCAGGGATGTTTAATTTGTTTAGCACTTGCTTTGGGTTGGGCTCTTGCTGCTTATGTCAGGTATTCACGGCTAATGACAAAGTTCAGATTACTTTCGTGGTCACATCAATGAAAAATTTACGGTATTTTCCCCCCTCACAggaacagagagataaagcaaaTGAACGATGCTATGAGGAATGGCAATAGCTTTCCTTTCCTTTATCATGACATTAATGAACTTGAGCACTCCAATCAGGTCAATCTTCCAAGAGTATCAGTAGTTATGCCTCTAAAAGGCTTTGGAGAACACAATCTGCATAATTGGAGGAGTCAGGTGAGAATTCACAGAACACATTACCGGAAGTTATCTGATGGTGCTATGCGTTCTAGGctacattttctttttcaagtttcCTATGAATTATGATTTAGAAATTCAAAGTTTAACTTAAtcttattatgtatttatgtatttaaCATGCTTTATTATGCATTATCCAGATTTCTAATTTCCAAGTGTAAGTTGTTTGGTTTCTTGGTACTGCAGGAATACTAATTATTCCTGTTTTTCAGTAATCTGTATAAAGGTTTACTATTGGTTTTATTGTAATGATAGAATATCCTTGTTAACTAATGGTAGCagtttattttgtttagtgtTAACCATTGTTGTATCTTTTTCTTTCAGAAGGTTTCCCCCTAAACTTTTCATTTCAATAGAAAGTTTTGGTTTATGCAGATAACATCTCTTTATGGTGGCCCTCTAGAATTTCTTTTTGTGGTAGAAAGTACAGAGGATCCTGCTTACCATGCTGTATCACGGCTAATATTAGAATTTGAGGTAAAATAAGTCCACAAGATCTTCTTTCtactttttcctttttggtttttACTTCAATTTCCCTATTGGAACCAGCAAAATGCCCTCATTTAGGGTTGATTCTGGTCCTTTGGTTATCTGCTGCTCTTTTGGCAGTATGTGATTTTCTTCTTTGCATCTCACTAAATTGGATCCCTGTTTGATATATATAGGATTACGTTGATGCTAAAATCATTGTAGCTGGTTTGTCGACAACTTGTAGTCAAAAGATTCACAATCAGTTGGTACGTAATTTTATTAACATGTATTTTGATCGTCTTTTCGAATAAAGTAGGTCCATGTTCCATGCTCTATTAGTAACCGTTAACTACAGTCTTGTTTCAAACAGAAATTAATGTTGATTGGTGATGATCCTAGTACTATTAGTTGTTGGGAAGTATCTCCTCTATATAAAACTTCCTATGCAAATGCATGTGTTATGGATTGGACTTGCCATATTTGATATGAAAATCGAGGATGATttcttttttaagatatttttgttGCCTGTCCTTGGTGGATGCTAGATGGAATTTACGTAGTATAACTTGGTATTGGCACCTGAGCAGGTTGGAGTGGAGAGAATGCACAAAGATACCAAGTATGTGTTGTTTTTGGATGATGATGTTAGGCTACATCCTGGATCAATTGGAGCACTCACTCGTGAGATGGAAAAGAACCCTGATGTATAAATTTgtcttttgttttccttttcaaaGTGTTTGATTTTAGAATAATTACGGTTTTACGTTCCCAAATTATTTGACTACAACCTTTGCTACTTTGATGCTTTGCAGATATTTATTCAAACTGGATACCCGCTGGATTTGCCATCCGGAAGTCTAGGGAGTTACTGCATATATGAATACCATATGGTACACAAGTGGCTTTATATCTTGATTCTTTTATCTTTATACTGCATATCTCTGTATGGGAttgcttaaaaattaaaattaaatctgtAAATGAAGCTGAactaattgaatttgatttcttAGCATTTGTTAAACAAATCTTTATGAAATatagtaaaatatttaattatagttCTCAATCTCATTTCTTCTAATCCTTTTTCAATCATTCCATTACAGCCTTGTTCAATGGGCTTTGCAACTGGTGGAAAAACATTCTTCCTGTGGGGAGGGTGTATGATGGCAAGTAGCTTGTAGCCTTGTACCTTTTTTTCTGTTAGTACCTTTTGTTGCTTTGAGAAAACAATCATTCCAACTATTTAGTTTCTCTCCAGATGCATGCTGATGATTTTAGGCAAGACCGTTATGGAGTGGTATCAGGACTTAAAGATGGTGGATATTCTGATGATATGACCCTTGCAGCCATATCTGGTACATACCTTTGGTTAAACACTTTGGATCATTAATTGATTATTGTATAAAAAAACAGATTGTTTTTAAGAAGATTTAACAATCTAGTGCATTAAATTGTACTCTCTGATGCTTACACAAATGCACATTTTGCACTACCATTTGAAGTAGTTTTCCTTTTTTTCCTCAATAGACCAAAAAATGTTCATGTCTGATATTTGTGATGTTTTAGAGAGTAAGTGTATTGAACTTCCAGCAAGTCAACTATAACAGAGTGGACCTACTTGTTTAGCTTTTTACTTCTCCTATGTctttcactctttttttttttttttttgttatgttgtttattgcttttgaaattaTAGATAAAAGACAGAAAACAGTGAGAGAAGAGAGAACATATATTTTTCACTAGTAGAATTGTATACCTTAATCCTTATATAAACTAACTTAACTCTCTATTTATACTAATAAGCTACCAAGTAGTAATGTAGTGCAATATTTAAGCCCAATATGATTCCTAACAATCCAAATATTGTCTATGCAGGGGCACACAAAAGGCTCATTACTTCTCCTCCTGTTGCTGTCTTTCCTCACCCCCTTGCAAGTGATCTTAACTTTGGAAGGTATGTATATGATACCACCCTTCTAAAAGTTAAAGTTCTCTTTCGATATTTGGCattaaaaccttttttttttaacatatgcAGATACTGGAATTACTTAAGGAAACAAACATTTGTTTTGGAGTCATACATATCAAATGTTAACTGGATGATGAATCGTGCATTATTCGGTACCCACTGCTATTTGTCATGGGGATTTGTAGCACCATATTTTATGGCATTGATTCATGTTGCAGCAGGATTGAGATTTTATGTAAACGGATACTCGGTTGAAGAAACACCCTACACTTTCGGTGGTGAGCATACTACTTTCCCTTTGTAGGTATGTTTTTTGTGGAGATGAGTTGGCAGCATTCAGGAAACCTGTCATTTTGGAACGTATAAAAATACTTGTATATAAGCAGGTCATTAGAAGCTTATGTTGTTATTTCATTGCCTTCTACCTGTGACTGTGAGGTACTAAAATTGAACAATGAAATCGATTTGTCTGTTTGTTGACTGTAATCTTATAGGGCGGGCTATTTGTTGAATTGTTCCAGTTatgcaataaatgacatgcaatCGTATCCAACAAATAGATTTGTCTTCCTGCAGTATGAGTCGCATTTTCCCTACTGGGACATTTCtatatttagaataattaaacaagTTTACCATAAAGAAAACAATAAGTTAGGAGAACTCTCTTATTAAGCTTTACATTTTCAGTTCCTGCATTCTGACACATGCCTTTTTTTCATAGGTTTATCATTGGTCACCATTCTGGCCATTTGCACTCTTGTTGAGCTTCTTTCTATGTGGAACTTGACAAGGATAGAAGTTAAGCTATGCAACATGCTTTCTCCAGAGGCATCACAACTATCGCTTGCCTCCTATAATTGGGGTCTCGTAAGTATTTCTCCAAGCTTACTCTGCGGATAGAATTATACTCCAATTTTTTCATCAAAAAGCAAATTCTCAATTGagtcatattttataaaaatgaacTGGTAACAAAGCATGCTGCAGGATTGACAACGGTAAGTACATATAATACCTAGCGAAACACCAATCTATGAAAACATGTTAACTGTAAGATCAAGTAGAAAATAGAAAATGTAATGCATGCGGTAGTGTGAGAATAAGTTGCAGTTTATATATATGTTAAACTTTA
Coding sequences:
- the LOC112738034 gene encoding uncharacterized protein, with the translated sequence MPSLDTLDWFLFSLSRIFCTPFAVFIQIQGCLICLALALGWALAAYVRNREIKQMNDAMRNGNSFPFLYHDINELEHSNQVNLPRVSVVMPLKGFGEHNLHNWRSQITSLYGGPLEFLFVVESTEDPAYHAVSRLILEFEDYVDAKIIVAGLSTTCSQKIHNQLVGVERMHKDTKYVLFLDDDVRLHPGSIGALTREMEKNPDIFIQTGYPLDLPSGSLGSYCIYEYHMPCSMGFATGGKTFFLWGGCMMMHADDFRQDRYGVVSGLKDGGYSDDMTLAAISGAHKRLITSPPVAVFPHPLASDLNFGRYWNYLRKQTFVLESYISNVNWMMNRALFGTHCYLSWGFVAPYFMALIHVAAGLRFYVNGYSVEETPYTFGGLSLVTILAICTLVELLSMWNLTRIEVKLCNMLSPEASQLSLASYNWGLVFVAILVDNFLYPLSAVRSHFSQSINWSGIRYYLKDGKIHKIERTQRSKDMDPVFTDLGGKHLYGKKGLPMRGSFLSSLSRTLAQWHQPKKFDC